The genomic window AGCTGCGTTAGCAGTATGGCGACACTGGACCAGAAATCACCCAACGTGCTTCTCCAGAGCCTCTGCTGCAGGATCACGGGGAAAAGCGAAGGTACGCCCGGCAACGCTGGCATGCTCCGCGCCAGTTGCGTTCAATGAGAAATCCAAACCAAACGTCATTCAAAAATCTCTGCACTCAAACGTTTCTCCTcataattcaaattttaaaCGCGTCACTTAACCTGTATAGGACCATTATTAATCGTTGCAGTCGACTGACCATTTCGGCGTATGTCTCCTGCACCTGTCCGCCCCAAATTTATCAATAATTTAACACTTTCACTGCTCTCATTGGCTCAACCCGCTGTGTTTCTATGGCGGAGTGTTTTAGAAAATGATGGGACTTTCGTGAGGATGATCGCCTTTGCTTTTGTTGTAAAAAAGCCGAATTAAATacccaacatttcttttttttaagtgcatacAAGTGATCCAACACACTAAGCCATAAGAAACACAGATGATGTTTGTTGCCACTTTAGCTGAGCAGGATAACGGCACGTAAGCGGGGCTTGGTCCGCTGTCAGCCAATGGGCTCGGGCTCTAAGCATATACAACTTAGCTTCCTGCTACATGGAGCCATTCATTATTAGCTTTGTATTGCTAAGATGTTTTGATTTCAATCCGGTTATCTGCTAGCTTGTTAGCCATTTAGCTGTGGTGCTGATCACCACACTGGTTGGTCCTGCTAGCTGCAGGCCTCTGCTGGGTGCTGGCATCTCAGAGGATGGCTAGcatgtcttcatcacagaggagcagcCATCAAATCACTTTGATCAGGTGTTTCTCAGTCCCTTTTAAAGAGATGACAGCTTGGACCATGTGATTAAACACAGCAAATATTACCTGTAATTGTTTTTATCCCATTCTCATTAATAGTTTTCAAAACAACAGCACATTCACACCAGAATCCTGAAGTTTTATAATGTGCACATGATTGTTGATTTTGGAAAATCGAgagcaagagcagcagcagtctaCTGGTTCTACTGGTTTCTGCATTACCTCAAAGTGACCTCTACTCATCAccggttgttttgtttctccagCTGAAGTTGCCCACCAGTTCCAGTATGCAGTGCGAGTCATTGGCAGTAACTACGCCCCCACCATTGAGCGGGATGAGTTCCTGGTGTCGGAGAAGATCAAGAAAGAAAGTAAGCTGGCCTTTGGATGGATGTTGTCCCCTGATGACACAGTCGTACTGCGGGTTATTGAACTACTGGAACTTTTCTCCCCGTGTGTTCGATGTCTTTTCACTGGAGCCATTCCACCAAAGACACTTCCATGAGAGGGAGGATGGCACCATTAGTGGGAGAACATTGATCAAagctaaaacaaaaatagtGCAGCACTTACTGCACagaatgatttatttatcacaGGTTGACCGAAGGCCTCAGAGGTGCCATTCAAATAACGATTCAGGTTGTTACTTTGCAGTTTGCAACAGGCACCTGCTGACTGGATTTACATGTGGATTCCTGATGTGAGCAAAGCAGATATCTGGTTGAGGATGAGAGTTTATACCAGTTTAGCAACTAAAGCTGCTACAGGAATACAATTCAGCTCTCGGTACAAAGTGTGACGTGTCAGCAACATGTGGTCAGACTGCTGGTGTTGTTCAGGTGTAATAAAGTCTATAGAAACAGACActgcatgttttttgtttctctgcagatcaGAAAAAGCCTTTAGCCTTTTTCGTAGCAGATCCTCTTGACCTCATGTTCCTCATCtactttcttttgtttctctctcgtTCATGATTGCAAAGTTAATATTGTAGGAGACTTATTAAGTTTGTGTTGATGCTGTTGCAGTgctgagacagaggagagaagccgACGCTGCTTTGTTCTCTGAGCTGCACAGAAAACTTCAGACACAGGTTAGTACTTTATTTTCCTCAGTTCTTCAAATCATCATGTGGAATTTGATCAAATCTGATTCATAGTGTATCTTTTTATTAATGCTTTAGTTATTGATTGCATTTTTTGTTCACTGGGGATATTTTGTGCTGTGTTTACTGTTCGACAGGGCATTCTGAAGCATCGCTGGTCTGTTCTTTACCTGCTACTCAGCCTCTCTGAGGACCCTCGTAAGCCATCCGGCAGGGTgagacacacgtacacacaccataataaataaaaggacCATAATAAAAGCATGAGTTTTAAACTTacttctctcatctcctcatcGTCTACCTATCATTCTCAGGTTGGCAACTATGGGGCGCTGTTTGCCCAGGCCCTCCCAAGGGACGCCCACTCGACCCCATTCTACTGCACCCGGCCACAGAGCCTGGCCCTGGGCTACGGGGAGAGAAGCGGCGTGCTGACAGCCAGTATCGGCACCAGTGGGATCTCCAGTATGGGAGTCTACACGCTGAATGGACCCACGCCGACGCCACAGTCACTACTGGCCGGGTGAGAAGACAGATTTaaaattaatctttttttttataacattgCATTTAAAAGCATCCGGTGCCAGCTCCATTTGGAATCCGAAGTCTGCTTTATATTGGTATACATGTGGTCAAAATAATAAGTACACTCTCACAGTTTCACCTAAAAGCGTCTGGTGAGAGCAAGTTTACTTATTTGACACTCGTCTTGTAAAAACACTTGGTGTGAGATAAAGGAAGTATCAATTAAAAGTGGAGCCTGAACTGGCCTCTCAACCTGACCTCACATAAATCTCTCTTTATGAGGCACCAGAAGGCCATTTAATTCCATTTATCCTCATTAATAATGCAGGAGTCCTTCAGTTAAAAATGACCATCGAGCTGCTCTCGCTCGCCTTTTAATTGTGAAAGGTCAAGTCCTTActccaaacataaaaaaaagtctcatggcaTTAGGGTTCGGGTTAATCCTAAACTTTGAATTGCATTTTGATCATAAATTTATTTCAACACCAACCAGATCATATGCAGATGTTTGTATAATGACAACATTAGTGCAGGATACTGGTTAGAATGTTGtaacagtgaatgtgtgtgtgtatgtgtgtgtgttttagtcaACCTCCTCAGTCCgcagctgcagcctctcagCCTCTGGGCTCTCGACTGGCCTGGACTCTTCCCATCagctccaccccctcctccgcTCTGACCCTGCCCACCATGCGGCCAGCTCTCGGACCTCCGGCTCTCTCCACACGTGTGGTCCGAACTCGCCGAGACGGTGACACAGGTACTGAGCGACGTCTATATAACACAGAATAATTGTATAACCGTAAGCGGTGCAGGTTACAGACGACCAGAACatctttcatgtgttttgttattttatgtctTTAGTCTTTTTAAAGCAGAACAATAGATCAGAATGAGGTTATAGCAAATATAATCAGCAgagcttcatcttcatcttccattttttaaatctactctcaaaaaacaaagtttaaactCATATGATTATGTCATAGTTTCagatcttttttgttttaaaatttaaCAGGAACTCTAAAAGCACAGTCTGTATTTTTGATGGACAATAAAACTGTTCCTCCCCTCGTCCTCTGCTGGTATAGGGGAGGTCAGCGAGGCGGCGCTGGTGCGGGACATCCTCTACGTCTTCCAGGGCATCGACGGCAAGTTCATCAAGTTGAGCGCCCAGGAGAACTGCTACAAAATAGACAGCAAGGTATGTGAACCGCATCGAGCTCTGTTCAGCACACAGTGGCCGGAGTAGCAGTAACAGTAACAGTACAGGACATCATCATCCTTGATCAACTGTTACAATATAAAAAGCAAGGTGAAGAGCAACAGAGTAAATCTGGCCTGGCTGGAAGCTTTACATCACTTGGATAATGCCACTGTCTCCCTCCCATCGCATGAAGCCCAGTTGAAGTAATGGTCACCGCATATTCAGAGAAGATGACATGATATCAGGGGAATTGTTGATGATTGGTCTTTAAACGAGAGATTCAACAGATCAATAGGAAGCTCTTTGGCTCCGAGCCCCATCGAcccctcttttctctgtcctgtcaatttctttttcccctctctctcataTCATCGATAGGAAGACCTGAGATGTAACCTGTCCCGTAGCTTCTCAAGGCTGCTAAACATAGACTTGCGGTCAATGTAGGAGCCACTGAGGCCAGAGATAAAAGAGTCGGGGATAGAGATACTTGTCTTTGGCCACTTTACCTCTCATTAAAGCTTCCTGTATACAAGGTTTTGTTAATCAGATAACATTTTATGCGTCGTTTAAAGATAAAtctttagataaaaaaaatgtaattgtctcCTAATGTAACTCATCACAGCTGTCTAAATATAACTGGGGACAGACTTGTGTTGTAATGTGTGCTGTGCTTCACTAGGTGATGCTGCACAAGTCCCTGAGGGACACCTGCAGCAGACTTGCGGAGCTCGGCTGGCTCCACAACAAAGTCATGAAGTTCACCGACGCCAGAAGCGTCGACCGGGCCTTTGGGCTGGTCGGACAGGTGTGTCTGCGTTTACCACGTGTATTAATTATCCTTAAAGGATATGTTCTTATTTTAATGCAGGTCTTTATATCCatgtctgtcctctctgtgtcctcagagCTTCTGTGCAGCGCTCCACCAGGAGCTGAAGGAATATTACAGGCTGCTGTCTGTCCTCCACTCTCAGGTAATCACATTAATGACACAATCAAAGTAAAAAACTCAAACAGTTTAGCAGTTTTGCAAAAGGATTTATAGAAATTAAAGAGCTTAAAGTAAAAGCTGATCAATATTGAATTAGAATGACACTAAGAGCACATACCTAATGAATCAAACAGTCTGTCTCATGTCATCATTCTGTTAACTGGTGCTTGTTGCTGTATATGTGTCTCAGTTGCAGGTGGAGGACGAACAAGGTGTGATCGTGTGCACAGAGAACAGCCTGACCCTCAGGAGGCTGCTGGTTTGGATGTACGACCCCAGAGTTCGGCTCAAAACGTTGGCCGCCCTCGTCGACTACTGCCAAGGTGGGATGGATgtggctgctgtgtttgtgttgaggtgAAATGAGTTAACATAAGATGAGTGTGCGTTTTttaacctgtttgtgtgttcaggtcGAAAGGGAGGAGAGCTGGCTTCAGCTGTCCACGCCTACGGGAAAACGGGCGACCCGCAGATGAGAGCGCTGGTTCAACACATCCTCAGCCTGGTGTCCAACCCTATCCTCAACTTCCTCTACAGGTGGATCTATGATGGAGAGCTGGAAGATACGTACCACGAGGTACAAACGTATTTCTGACAGTGCATGTGGGCATCCTAGAAGAAAATATAGGACATTTCTTACTCACCACATCCAACTGTAGAAAACCGTGTGATGTGTCTGAAGCTCCCGGCTCCCTGAGATCCTTTCAGAGAGCAACTAATCTGTACGTTGTTCCATTTAACTCCTTTGACGTTTGACCCTGATGAGAAAGAAGAGGATTGGAGATAAATAAAGTGAGGAGAGGCAGGACATCTTCTTGAATGAGAATGTATGAGAGGAGTGTAATGGAGAGCCTGCTGATAGATGTCCTCCTTTACGTCTCCCTGCTCCCTCGTCTCTGTCACAGTATTTATGTGTCCAGCAGTTATCACTACACTCTGCTCGTAAGTGCTGTGTTtaaagaaagcagagagggaaagtTATTGCACCTTTCAGAAGGGAAGTTAACGATAAGCTCTGTAAAACCCGATGTAAGAAACAACAGCTgtcagtgcatttaaaaaaaacagtaaaaaaaagtaaataaggGATGTTTTAGTTTCTAACATGACAGTGATTCCTTTTGGTCAACAGTTAGGAATTCAAATCTAGATTTAAAACATCCTGGATACAGGTGCTGCCATCTCTTCAATGAAGCATCTCATGAGCCGCAGTGAAGACCCCTGATCTGATTCTTGTTAAACACATTGACCtgatttgagaaaataaaagttaatttaattgtctttatttatttttgtgtgtagtTCTTTGTAGCATCTGATCCAAACGTAAAGGCCGATCGTCTGTGGCACGACAAGTACTCCCTCCGGAAGTGTATGATCCCCTCGTTCATCACTATGGACCAGGCCCGCAAGGTATatacacacccacccacacattCTACTACTATAGATCAGAGGTGCTGAAGgactgacacacaaaacaaatataacctAAGTATTATCTCCTGCCTGCTGCATTGCTTTATCTCCCCTCCAGGTTCTGCTGATCGGTAAATCCATCAACTTCCTGCACCAGGTTTGTCATGACAGAACGCCGCCGGGCAAAATCACGGCAGCGTCCCAGTCTGCAGACACGCCGAAAGATGGTAAGAGCCTCAGCTGCTTTCAGTTATGCACAGAAGTCAGACATTTTCCTAAAATACATTCTAAAGGGGTTGTATGTGACAATGCAAATATCCGAGTCAGTTGTTCTGGATATTTTCTGGAACAATGAAGTTTTTAATGACAAcagcttttgtttctctctgtactTGGTTTAAGGGCATAATTAGgatataataacattaataaagaGACAATAAGACGCAGTTTGCTCATTTAGAAGCTGTAATGATGCTACaagctttattgtttttgttatttgtccTCATCGTATTGATATCATTGTATTGACGTGGGTCAGTGGACTGGCAGTGATCGATGCTCTTACCGGTCGCTGGCCTTCTCCCGCTCTCCTTGTGACTACGAAGTGGAAAGAGTTATACTTAGACTTATTCTATTGATTCGGTGTGTCGGACTTCATCGGTCGAGTCTGATCTGTAGCTTTTACTGTATCTGCTGAAGGACGTCAAGTTGAATTGTTCGAGTCCCACACAGGTGTTGTGCCCTATCAAAACCTGAAAAGTTGAAGTCAAACAtcagttttatgtttctatcAGCTGCAGTGAAGTATATTTACTTTTCGTCCGTGAATACCTTCTCTGCCTTCTCgtagctgcagagctgctgtcgGACCTGGAGGGGGCGTTTCAGGAGAAGATTGACGCCGCCTACTTCGACACCAGCAAATACCTGCTGGACGTTCTCAACCGCAATTACCTGCTGCTGGAGCACCTGCAGGCCATGAGGAGATACCTGCTGCTGGGCCAGGGAGACTTCATCAGACACCTCATGGACCTACTAAAGTAACAATATGCACTTGATTTCTTACAATAACACGTTAATGCTAATTTGGACATGTAAAAGATATAACAGCAGAATATTGTTCAGGACGTATCCATATCCTAATTGTATCGTTGCAGACCAGAGTTGGTGCGTCCTGCCACCACGTTGTACCAACACAACCTGACTGGTATCTTAGAAACGGCCGTCAGAGCCACTAACGCCCAGTTTGACAATGCAGAGATCCTCAAGAGGCTCGACGTGCGACTGCTGGAGGTAaagtgtgtctgaatgtgtggtgtatgtgtgtgtctatgcaaGGGAAAGATGTCAGCAGGTCCTCAATGTGTCGTTCATTTGCCCCAGGTGTCTTCAGGCGACACAGGCTGGGATGTTTTCAGCCTGGACTACCACGTGGAGGGACCCATTGCCACGGTAAGACACACTTTCACACTCACTTCCCAGCACATTGTGTATGCATTTGTTTTGATCTCTGAAGatctggtgtgtgttgtgtttccaagGTGTTTACAAGGGATTGTATGGGCCACTACCTGCGCGTGTTTAACTTCCTGTGGAGGGCCAAGAGGATGGAGTACACGCTGACCGACATCTGGAAGGGACAGATGTGTAACGCCAAGCTCCTCAAAACCATGCctggtacacaaacacacatgataaACACAATTTCTTACCATATGAAGGTTTATTCTGCACACACTTTTTTGGTCCTAACAAAAAGCACATTAGTGAATAGTGTTTTATAGATTTTTCAGATATTCTAGGAGAAAAACTTCAGCCAAACAAAGTTACTGCTCTCTCTGTGATCTGCGGCTCATAAACCTTTTTTCGTTTTACCCTCCAGAGCTGTCCGGCGCGCTGCACCAGTGTCACATCCTGGCCTCGGAGATGGTCCACTTCATCCACCAAATGCAGTACTACATCACCTTTGAGGTCAGACCATTAGCAGCGCCGTTCCGGCCACACCAATAAAAAATAGTAATTACAGGAGGGAGGTGATTTAACGTTGTCCGGTTAATTCTGATTTACACGATCACCAGATGCAAAGTCAGTGAGGTTTAAGAAGGTTGCCCGTTCGAGTCAAGATCAGCCACACaacaattgagggcaggagaaaCAAAATTAACAGTCAGACTCATGAGGTTGTTTTTAGAAGTTTTAGCAGATTTAAGGTGattaaataattacattaatGGGGGTT from Platichthys flesus chromosome 22, fPlaFle2.1, whole genome shotgun sequence includes these protein-coding regions:
- the tubgcp3 gene encoding gamma-tubulin complex component 3, producing the protein MATLDQKSPNVLLQSLCCRITGKSEAEVAHQFQYAVRVIGSNYAPTIERDEFLVSEKIKKEMLRQRREADAALFSELHRKLQTQGILKHRWSVLYLLLSLSEDPRKPSGRVGNYGALFAQALPRDAHSTPFYCTRPQSLALGYGERSGVLTASIGTSGISSMGVYTLNGPTPTPQSLLAGQPPQSAAAASQPLGSRLAWTLPISSTPSSALTLPTMRPALGPPALSTRVVRTRRDGDTGEVSEAALVRDILYVFQGIDGKFIKLSAQENCYKIDSKVMLHKSLRDTCSRLAELGWLHNKVMKFTDARSVDRAFGLVGQSFCAALHQELKEYYRLLSVLHSQLQVEDEQGVIVCTENSLTLRRLLVWMYDPRVRLKTLAALVDYCQGRKGGELASAVHAYGKTGDPQMRALVQHILSLVSNPILNFLYRWIYDGELEDTYHEFFVASDPNVKADRLWHDKYSLRKCMIPSFITMDQARKVLLIGKSINFLHQVCHDRTPPGKITAASQSADTPKDAAELLSDLEGAFQEKIDAAYFDTSKYLLDVLNRNYLLLEHLQAMRRYLLLGQGDFIRHLMDLLKPELVRPATTLYQHNLTGILETAVRATNAQFDNAEILKRLDVRLLEVSSGDTGWDVFSLDYHVEGPIATVFTRDCMGHYLRVFNFLWRAKRMEYTLTDIWKGQMCNAKLLKTMPELSGALHQCHILASEMVHFIHQMQYYITFEVLECCWDELWNKVQQAQDLDHIIAAHEIFLDSIISRCLLDNNSRSLLNQLRSIFDQIIEFQRVQDSLYRSALEELTLRLQYEERKKQREAEGQWGVTAEQEAEEKQRIQEFQDTIPKMRSQFRILTDCYQGSVQQFLVLLMTSTDESLRFLSFRLDFNEHYRAREPRLRASLGTNRGRRLSNI